In the Leishmania panamensis strain MHOM/PA/94/PSC-1 chromosome 30 sequence genome, one interval contains:
- a CDS encoding hypothetical protein (TriTrypDB/GeneDB-style sysID: LpmP.30.1370), which translates to MPPKRRRVPVKNRSDETQRLSGGKALPFLAAASARRPHHLVSRLYPPWGSGSNEAVHRTSGGTRNTTTTTTKDGASGSAAVASVMMPNRASTKEPNDTAYAPRGRGRAGLPTRVSSNGREKTRPTGVATSSRRTDDRRASAARKRPRSTSTSSFPVPVEVEKRVADSNDDSGVEAVHNSSDGSQRTEVVHGTTEIPPEATQLSTSPSPSLSPLPMLAERKVLKGGDPGGGGAAGEDASHAVEWQRHRLPGVQDPSPSASATATAEEEVLSPVRLSDVVTPQKPPLPCTVVSTVDSKVLFAEEEDEEEDEEEEDEERQAWQLNLLNGTSGDTRRLARAQDEIHVLGELSDNSSITSARPQALRLSLDASGGGGDDRVPPAGWEVTGRDTELRGEPLGVRRIDATADRGANTVFSDEDDEDDGEARRRTHITYTTPSLQSPSADVAEGGPIPVLEGCTPGAAGAAATLAETLAVQDLSLLPDENGGGATVAVGGVVHSDSCGYTPLLSSSTGQHTPHSAITNAMVLPQLRGGTPGAAAAEEVLLGEGFISPPVKRVTATPQQATQRIGMMTEDGTATRSGAAKAAAGASRVHENALSIGGSTSSMTFLPTPPSATPCAVTGIGGENGLRPRVNMPLSYSSADAAASETAEQSAPPPMSRTPSSPSLPPSSLPSTLDDGLWKESAGTTQLDVVDGIAVNSDCSPPHLQLRRRDAPAPLALSVAVAPQEMVPIDPFLSTPPQLKQGSSVRAKDASGGGGGRMRCVPQPSVHRGASKDGHSPATPDFPSHFSRLPTKQSATSDTPTITGAEVDVQVLRVGTRVEGRWGRQWFPAVISEAPRNGFVQIEWEEDGSLLHVRLREVRLLPGATTAWRASAVSASRESNWNAASVGGAAATEDGDGVLTGTQLVALLDAEDAEESRHEPMPPHIRLSAPCRETSPPMTTPTNRQLERGAGKAAERAEEDVAVSALCVGYTHGATRHGADAVNADGIGHSDLGHSAAPSACTANSGSPSRSPAATSRALSPSPGEVHPSSLCLFLPQAVRCDLLQGEGLPPALTSSSPFRYRAGPATELQRRTELQRILHFLTSAGTVVVDSVAQADNIAAQLGDSGEVNATRFTRHPSPLAAEQSHSADSPLMHVSKTASGVIGSGVKRKAVGRVSLPQRSAMSSTAATSHAQCSAPKHFIFLVSSAAAIVSDIAEGTERPNRQHGMLSEVCLAHALGVSAIHASWLWSITPGTTRVKLPTPADQVELLPRAGPEKWTAGRDTGTCALSTKALPLPLRFAPLAVKDRWLSAKDVAFVVRDDRMEMWLNVAGATVTAEPAPAPSFDVARESLSRGSSRVSALPRCSSGSPLHSPPLRQSRAERMPDFVYVPDDATVPVDLDRLGSVPVLKVPWLADGIEQHYRHCCNPASTAESVLPTPPSLSSVWGAIPYAKPPKESHVRHRTMLLQSDCMQSSPSSPSVKPRVNEAEGSSRPNGARSNEVAAALTLANERNCPSQYGGDAMPLELVPQLADCREGSADGAAPSAAPPSASGGSADEGVGDAVDEVRGSVSEEEVLTPRISSDDVQERPPSREAKGLANAGGSSGAAEEKRVDAEVEDDIIPRGVASTRATATILPGAVGPTEPSVCTSHPGIAIGEDYYFTFSAPPPPSSPSPPPHGPPLSSFPLPGLPTATIVLGRVLDLQADAPPSPLLHQHLWAGGAASSLSFSQSQCRCRVTLQLYEPKYVSMHVDPRSGQVVHQTTVCLAQRWLTVPGISLLYDTPVYVITRAARQHVYYLEEEEGEVTAPAIGDSAYYSHRQQRSVLCAISAPPTSDPSHSATRTTTETTSPPDFYERRSLSKVALTSSSPVPACSATRWCRPTAPPPGALTATPPVVDECRHWDALASSGTSEGATRDGSDGVVNKRRQRDWALQAAEAMRRTPVSSVLQSPDRGASAQREST; encoded by the coding sequence ATGCCCCCCAAGCGCCGCCGGGTCCCGGTGAAGAACCGAAGCGACGAgacgcagcgcctctctgGTGGCAAAGCACTACCATTTCTGGCGGCCGCGTCTGCACGTCGCCCACACCACCTCGTCTCCCGCCTCTACCCCCCGTGGGGCAGTGGCTCAAATGAGGCTGTCCATCGCACGAGTGGAGGGACCcgcaacaccaccaccaccaccaccaaggATGGTGCATCGGGTTCTGCCGCGGTCGCCTCCGTAATGATGCCTAACAGGGCCTCGACGAAGGAGCCAAACGATACTGCATACGCCCCTCGTGGCCGAGGGCGTGCTGGCCTACCCACTCGCGTCAGTAGCAAcggcagagaaaagacgaGACCAACGGGTGTTGCCACATCAAGTCGAAGGACCGACGACCGCcgcgcgtcggcggcgcGCAAACGACCCCGATCGACGTCAACTAGCTCATTCCCAGTGCCTGTTGAAGTTGAAAAGAGGGTTGCAGACAGCAACGACGACAGTGGTGTGGAGGCCGTCCACAACAGCAGTGATGGATCTCAACGCACGGAGGTGGTGCATGGCACCACCGAGATACCACCGGAAGCGACACAGCTGTCTAcgtcgccttctccatctctttccCCGTTACCAATGTTGGCTGAGCGCAAAGTACTGAAGGGTGGCGACcctggtggaggtggtgcagctggtGAAGACGCGTCTCATGCCGTTGAATGGCAGAGGCACCGCCTTCCTGGGGTGCAGGACCCTTCGCCATCGGCAAGCGCGACAGCCACCGCCGAAGAGGAggttctctctcctgtgagGCTCAGTGACGTGGTGACGCCGCAGAAACCACCACTGCCCTGCACTGTTGTCTCCACGGTAGACAGCAAAGTCCTCTtcgccgaggaggaagacgaggaggaagacgaggaggaagaggatgaggagaggcagGCATGGCAGCTCAACCTCCTCAACGGGACCAGTGGTGACACGCGCCGGCTGGCGCGTGCTCAGGATGAGATACACGTGCTTGGGGAGCTGTCGGACAATTCCTCAATCACCTCTGCTCGTCCGCAAGCGCTGCGGCTCTCTTTGGACgcaagcggcggcggcggcgacgatcGCGTGCCACCAGCGGGGTGGGAAGTGACGGGGAGGGACACGGAGTTGCGGGGTGAGCCGCTGGGCGTAAGACGTatcgacgccaccgccgaccgCGGTGCCAACACAGTGTTCAGTGatgaggatgacgaggacgacggagaggcgaggcggcgaaCGCACATTACGTACACAACGCCCTCTTTGCAGTCCCCTTCTGCAGACGTGGCCGAGGGCGGCCCCATCCCGGTGCTCGAGGGCTGCACACCGGGCGCGGCGGGTGCAGCCGCGACTTTAGCTGAAACGCTTGCTGTGCAAGACTTATCGCTCCTCCCCGACGAGAATGGGGGCGGTGCCACCGTTGCCGTTGGCGGTGTCGTGCACAGTGACAGCTGTGGGTACACACCACTGTTGTCTTCGTCTACTGGCCAACACACACCCCACTCGGCCATCACAAACGCGATGGTGCTTCCTCAGCTGCGTGGCGGTACACctggggcggcagcggcagaggaagTGCTGCTGGGTGAGGGGTTTATATCCCCGCCGGTCAAGCGGGTCACGGCTACACCGCAGCAAGCCACCCAGCGTATTGGAATGATGACAGAAGACGGTACTGCAACTCGCTCAGGTGCAGCCAAAGCCGCAGCTGGTGCCTCTCGAGTGCATGAGAACGCCTTGTCCATCGGCGGCTCAACCTCATCGATGACATTTTTGCCTACTCCGCCTTCCGCTACGCCATGCGCTGTGACGGGTATCGGTGGAGAGAATGGTCTTAGACCCCGCGTGAATATGCCCCTATCATACTCTTCGgctgacgccgccgcctcagaGACTGCAGAACagtcggcaccgccgcccatgTCTCGAACCCCGTCATCACCATCGCTCCCGCCTAGCTCTCTCCCGTCTACACTTGACGACGGGCTCTGGAAGGAGAGTGCAGGGACCACGCAGCTGGACGTGGTGGATGGCATCGCTGTGAATTCAGACTGCTCCCCTCCACATTTGCAGCTCCGCCGTAGGGACGCTCCGGCTCCCCTTGCTCTGTCCGTCGCTGTTGCACCGCAGGAGATGGTGCCGATCGACCCATTCCTGAGCACGCCACCACAGCTCAAGCAAGGATCTTCTGTGAGAGCAAAGGACGctagcggcggtggtggtgggcgtATGCGATGTGTACCACAGCCCTCGGTTCACAGAGGTGCCAGCAAAGATGGCCACTCCCCTGCCACACCCGACTTTCCGTCTCACTTTTCTCGCCTCCCGACGAAGCAGTCTGCGACGAGTGACACGCCCACAATCACCGGGGCTGAGGTTGATGTGCAGGTTTTGAGGGTGGGCACGCGGGTCGAGGGTCGTTGGGGACGACAATGGTTTCCGGCGGTGATCAGCGAAGCCCCGCGAAACGGCTTTGTGCAGATTGAGTGGGAGGAAGACGGCTCACTGCTCCACGTGCGACTTCGTGAGGTGCGACTTTTGCCTGGCGCCACGACCGCATGGCGTGCGAGTGCCGTGTCCGCGAGCCGTGAAAGCAATTGGAATGCAGCTTCAGTAGGTggggctgctgcgacggAGGACGGGGATGGCGTGCTGACCGGGACCCAACTCGTGGCACTGCTGGACGCGGAGGACGCCGAGGAGAGCCGACATGAGCCGATGCCTCCGCACATCCGTCTCTCTGCCCCATGCAGAGAGACGTCGCCACCGATGACGACACCCACGAACAGACAACTGGAGAGGGGCGCTGGGAAAGCCGCTGAGAGggccgaggaggacgtggCGGTGAGTGCGCTTTGTGTGGGTTACACGCATGGGGCGACTAGACATGGCGCCGATGCTGTGAACGCGGACGGCATCGGTCATTCGGACCTCGGACACAGCGCTGCACCCTCCGCTTGCACCGCCAACTCCGGATCGCCGTCACGCTCTCCGGCAGCGACGTCCAGGGCACTAAGTCCGTCGCCAGGCGAGGTGCACCCCTCGTCTCTTtgtctttttctcccccaAGCGGTGCGGTGCGACCTCCTGCAGGGCGAGGGCCTTCCGCCTGCATTGACTTCTTCCTCACCGTTTCGCTACCGCGCGGGCCCGGCGACAGAGCTGCAACGACGCACAGAGCTTCAGCGTATTTTGCACTTCTTGACCAGCGCCGGGACGGTTGTGGTGGACTCTGTGGCACAGGCGGACAACATTGCCGCCCAGCTCGGCGACAGTGGCGAAGTGAACGCGACCCGCTTCACTCGTCACCCGTCGCCGCTGGCAGCGGAGCAGTCCCACAGCGCCGACTCGCCGCTGATGCACGTCTCCAAGACGGCGAGTGGGGTTATCGGAAGTGGCGTAAAGCGGAAAGCGGTGGGGCGCGTGTCGCTGCCTCAGCGGAGTGCGATGTCTTCTACTGCTGCCACTTCCCATGCACAGTGCTCGGCGCCGAAGCACTTCATCTTCCTCGTCTCTTCTGCGGCCGCTATTGTAAGCGACATCGCTGAGGGGACTGAAAGGCCGAATCGGCAGCACGGCATGCTGTCCGAAGTGTGCTTGGCGCATGCGTTGGGCGTCTCAGCAATTCACGCCTCATGGCTGTGGAGCATCACCCCCGGCACCACGCGCGTGAAGCTGCCCACGCCGGCGGATCAAGTCGAGCTTTTGCCAAGAGCTGGGCCAGAAAAATGGACTGCGGGGAGAGACACTGGCACCTGTGCCTTATCGACGAAGGCGCTGCCACTACCGCTGCGCTTCGCGCCGCTTGCAGTGAAAGACCGTTGGCTCAGCGCCAAAGACGTGGCCTTCGTCGTGCGAGACGACCGAATGGAGATGTGGCTCAACGTCGCCGGGGCGACCGTCACGGCAGagccggcgccggcgccatccTTTGACGTCGCTCGCGAGAGTTTGTCAcggggcagcagccgcgtcaGCGCACTTCCGCGTTGCTCGTCTGGGTCCCCTTTACATTCACCGCCGCTCAGGCAGTCGCGTGCGGAGCGGATGCCGGATTTTGTTTACGTGCCCGACGATGCGACCGTGCCTGTGGACTTGGACCGATTGGGCAGTGTTCCAGTGCTGAAAGTACCATGGCTGGCCGACGGTATTGAGCAGCACTATCGTCATTGTTGCAACCCCGCATCGACAGCCGAGTCGGTGCTGCCtacaccgccgtcgctgtcctcgGTATGGGGGGCTATTCCCTACGCAAAACCACCAAAGGAAAGCCATGTAAGGCACCGCACCATGCTGCTCCAATCAGATTGTATGCAATCTTCTCCCTCATCCCCGTCCGTGAAGCCGAGGGTGAATGAGGCGGAGGGAAGTAGCCGCCCCAACGGTGCGCGTAGCAACGAGGTAGCCGCTGCGTTAACCCTCGCAAATGAGAGGAATTGCCCAAGTCAGTACGGCGGTGACGCCATGCCCCTAGAGTTGGTGCCACAGCTTGCAGACtgcagggaggggagtgCCGATGGGGCGGCGCCATCTGCCGCCCCGCCAAGCgcgagcggcggcagtgcggATGAGGGTGTCGGTGACGCTGTTGATGAGGTGAGGGGGAGCgtcagcgaggaggaggtgctgacgcCGCGCATCAGCAGTGACGACGTGCAGGAACGACCACCTTCGCGTGAAGCGAAGGGGTTGGCCAACGCAGGTGGGTCCAGCGGGGCTgctgaggagaagagggtcgacgcagaggtggaggacgacATCATACCGAGAGGGGTCGCCTCTACCAGAGCGACTGCGACGATTCTGCCAGGTGCAGTGGGTCCCACTGAACCCTCTGTGTGCACCTCTCATCCTGGTATCGCCATTGGGGAGGACTACTacttcaccttctctgcccctccacctccatcttCTCCATCGCCACCCCCGCATGGCCCGCCACTGTCCAGCTTCCCCCTTCCTGGGCTGCCGACAGCGACGATTGTGCTTGGTCGAGTCCTGGACTTGCAAGCGGacgcgccgccttcgccgctgctgcaccagcacctTTGGGCGGGTGGTGCCGCTTCATCGTTGTCCTTCTCGCAATCGCAGTGTCGTTGCCgtgtgacgctgcagctgtacGAGCCCAAGTACGTCTCCATGCACGTTGACCCCCGCTCGGGGCAGGTGGTACACCAGACCACCGTTTGTCTTGCCCAGCGTTGGCTCACTGTCCCAGGCATCTCGCTGCTCTACGACACACCTGTGTACGTGATCACCAGGGCCGCACGGCAGCACGTCTACTACttagaggaagaggagggcgaggtgaCGGCACCGGCCATAGGCGACAGTGCATACTACTCCcatcggcagcagcggtcggTTCTCTGCGCCATCTCTGCGCCGCCGACCTCAGACCCTTCCCACAGCGCGACTAGGACGACGACAGAGACCACTTCTCCACCGGACTTCTACGAGCGACGCTCATTGTCGAAAGTAGCATTGACGTCTTCCTCACCAGTTCCTGCGTGCTCGGCAACCAGATGGTGTCGTCCgaccgcaccgccaccaggAGCGCTTACTGCCACGCCGCCCGTCGTGGACGAGTGCCGTCACTGGGATGCCCTTGCTTCCTCGGGGACCTCTGAAGGAGCGACACgggacggcagcgatggcgtcgTCAACAAGCGACGACAGCGCGACTGGGCACTACAGGCAGCCGAGGCAATGCGCAGGACCCCCGTTTCTTCTGTGCTGCAATCACCAGACAGAGGTGCCAGCGCACAGAGGGAAAGTACTTAG
- a CDS encoding hypothetical protein (TriTrypDB/GeneDB-style sysID: LpmP.30.1400), producing MPSSFAAQQQGSRNPHQNPVRSHKGGYLRCPFNISPSYAELAEMRVREDLACGGSRTAVADRDGMMASLSTGPQVNGDGIDGDFGSRPWCRAGVGASRLSGKEKRIQQEQAELIYGRGALASDDGIGEATGTVSVGSGRSRENMFAVDARDQAALQQVVPRAVREKVKRRKFENLKKECLPPDHYHRHDCAPMPTNRAAGSEVREEDDVGLDSEDHTKAPLHKRTLLSPAAARSPRNDTSRLSHSAGSEAHPSGSSNGASAGAEQSPRSGPSGASVQRAPLQEPTPAPALTTPRCLKNRMQMLDDLRVSALVGKRRRR from the coding sequence ATGCCCAGCAGCTttgcagcacagcagcaggggagcCGCAATCCACACCAGAACCCAGTAAGGTCGCACAAGGGAGGTTATCTGCGTTGCCCATTCAACATTAGCCCCAGCTATGCGGAGCTTGCCGAGATGCGAGTGCGCGAGGATCTGgcgtgcggcggcagcagaactGCCGTGGCAGACAGGGACGGGATGATGGCGTCTTTATCCACAGGACCGCAGGTGAACGGCGACGGCATTGATGGCGACTTCGGTAGTCGTCCGTGGTGtcgtgctggtgtgggggCAAGCCGTTTGTctggaaaagagaagcgaatCCAGCAAGAGCAGGCTGAGCTCATCTACGGCCGCGGTGCCCTGGCTTCGGATGATGGCATCGGGGAGGCTACCGGGACGGTATCCGTGGGGAGCGGCCGATCTCGGGAGAATATGTTTGCCGTCGATGCGCGCGACCAAGCGGCGTTGCAGCAGGTTGTGCCGCGTGCGGTGCGCGAGAAGGTGAAGCGGCGCAAGTTCGAGAATCTCAAGAAGGAGTGTCTCCCTCCTGATCATTACCACCGTCACGACTGTGCTCCGATGCCCACGAATCGCGCAGCCGGTAGCgaggtgagagaggaggatgaTGTGGGACTTGACTCTGAAGATCATACTAAGGCGCCTCTCCACAAGCGCACGCTTCTctccccagcagcagctcgctcCCCCCGAAACGATACATCGCGTTTGTCTCACTCTGCAGGCAGTGAAGCCCATCctagcggcagcagcaatggTGCCAGTGCTGGCGCCGAGCAGTCGCCACGGAGCGGGCCGTCCGGTGCGTCAGTTCAGCGTGCGCCTCTCCAGGAACCCACCCCAGCTCCCGCGTTGACAACACCGAGATGCCTGAAGAACCGCATGCAGATGTTGGACGACCTGCGGGTATCTGCGCTCGTGGgaaagcggcgccgccgataG
- a CDS encoding GTPase activating protein, putative (TriTrypDB/GeneDB-style sysID: LpmP.30.1410), giving the protein MGTGQSSVSLVPVSQTSSGALHLNKLAAPTFPSPIATVTYLRQNTPMTKTPAPTTATATTSAALSGEHARRFQETLCADSVDMVLLRELSWQGCPVALRYEAWMFLTGCWTAQSATRQPTVSRRRIEYASYINSSYGIVDWDTVCAMVDRGVDTTVHRSTLKSLEPTAGAPQMAGTPGQTTLTELMAVPSGALSLLRAASLTTGGNTTTVANEVAASPPPLLPQRPHGFQSTSAILEDSRLPLPLNTSGSDAQPPLQLLPHHSVNLLTASSSLGTLPTPPGSSRRASASMGSTDAASASSPSHPQFSTPPRPALEVLRLPNVVPAAAPSAAGGGPGGGLGHQLSASTMLGSKELQTLKQIRKDIPRMSGGHCYLRHPCVQGSIERILFIWSLRHPACGYVQGMNDLVVPFMGVVLGYRFCSTRSVTELHAYTEEILNHLWSTSSVPVTQWINEVEADVYWMTSYLLNTIQDNYTSSHAGITTMMRHLAAVVQAADPPLYHCLVNVLQLQFEQFSFRWMNCLLMRELTETQSLRLLDAYLSDEARRWSVTHVYVCAALLLRWGPQLMAFSEDYISALRFLQAPPTEQLSLRDIQDVLSEAFVLQNLYEASLTRLSSTAE; this is encoded by the coding sequence ATGGGCACCGGGCAGTCGTCAGTTTCCCTGGTACCCGTTTCGCAAACCTCCAGCGGCGCTTTACACCTCAACAAATTGGCCGCGCCGACTTTTCCCAGCCCCATTGCGACTGTGACCTACCTTAGGCAGAACACTCCGATGACCAAAACCCCTGCCCCTACCACGGCCACCGCTACCACCAGTGCTGCCTTGAGTGGCGAGCATGCAAGGCGCTTTCAGGAGACACTGTGTGCAGACTCAGTGGATATGGTGCTACTGCGGGAGCTGAGCTGGCAGGGTTGCCCGGTCGCCCTCCGGTACGAGGCGTGGATGTTTCTCACCGGATGCTGGACGGCACAGTCCGCAACGCGCCAGCCGACCGTGTCGAGGCGCCGCATCGAGTACGCCTCGTACATCAACAGCTCCTACGGTATTGTCGACTGGGACACTGTATGTGCGATGGTGGACCGCGGCGTCGACACGACGGTGCACCGGTCAACTCTCAAGTCACTCGAGCCCACCGCTGGTGCACCACAGATGGCGGGGACGCCGGGGCAAACAACTCTGACAGAGCTGATGGCCGTACCATCCGGCGCCTTGAGTCTCTTGCGTGCTGCGTCGCTCACGACTGGCGGCAACACAACCACAGTGGCTAATGAGGTCGccgcctctccgcctccgttGCTTCCGCAGCGCCCACACGGATTTCAGAGCACGTCTGCTATCCTTGAGGATTCCCGCTTGCCGTTGCCGCTCAACACAAGCGGGAGTGACGCGCAACCGCCGTTGCAGCTGTTACCCCACCACTCAGTGAATCTCCTGACAGCAAGCTCTTCCCTGGGCACTCTGCCAACTCCTCCTGGCTCCTCGCgccgcgcctccgcctcgatGGGGTCCACAGATGCCGCAAGTGCCAGCTCGCCTTCTCATCCCCAATTTTCCACACCGCCACGCCCGGCGTTAGAGGTGCTCAGGTTGCCCAATGTtgtgccagcagcggcaccatcTGCGGCCGGTGGCGGTCCTGGCGGGGGGCTAGGGCACCAGCTTAGCGCCAGCACGATGCTGGGCTCGAAGGAGCTGCAAACCCTGAAACAGATCCGCAAGGACATCCCTCGAATGTCCGGAGGCCACTGCTACCTGCGCCACCCATGCGTGCAGGGCTCCATTGAGCGCATCCTGTTCATCTGGTCCCTCCGCCACCCGGCCTGTGGCTACGTGCAGGGTATGAACGACCTTGTCGTCCCGTTCATGGGTGTGGTGCTGGGTTACCGCTTCTGCTCGACTCGCTCGGTTACAGAGCTGCACGCCTACACTGAGGAAATCCTCAACCATCTGTGGTCCACTTCGTCAGTGCCGGTCACGCAGTGGATTaacgaggtggaggcggatGTGTACTGGATGACATCGTATTTACTCAACACCATCCAAGATAACTATACGAGCAGCCACGCAGGGATTACGACCATGATGCGGCACCTTGCGGCGGTCGTGCAAGCTGCAGACCCGCCACTCTACCATTGCTTGGTGAATGTCTTACAGCTCCAGTTTGAGCAGTTTTCCTTCCGGTGGATGAACTGCTTGCTAATGCGCGAGCTGACCGAAACGCagtcgctgcggctgctcgaCGCGTATCTGTCGGATGaagcgcggcggtggagcgTCACgcacgtgtacgtgtgcgcggCCCTGCTGCTACGCTGGGGCCCGCAGCTGATGGCGTTTAGCGAGGACTATATCAGTGCACTGAGGTTTCTGCAAGCACCACCGACGGAGCAGCTGTCACTGCGCGACATTCAGGACGTGCTCTCAGAGGCCTTTGTGCTGCAGAACCTGTATGAAGCCTCCTTGACACGTCTGTCTTCGACCGCGGAGTGA
- the ABCH3 gene encoding ABC transporter, putative (TriTrypDB/GeneDB-style sysID: LpmP.30.1390) has protein sequence MIGAPWPPESVFGSTVERVASPAPVPERKTSLAEALRLRLSDFVEKMSSGEKRRVQILHGMLYPAMVHLLDECSTDIDVAERHTVLELVRQECEAKGGCCVYATHILDRIKGWATHLLLMEGGRVVDFKAVADITVPLEDYAFQFMSKRSGSARGAAAVSALPLSYGKFMTISPASSTCPMTSAATSLSSATVSVPVTFWPQEKRDDSPSEVVIDCVHLTYKNVFANLSFQVFRGERVLLCGGNGSGKSTLLNMLGGKQFFDNRHGALSVLGKRCYDGMLLNSLVSYGGDWWTAVPGGEVHVREMLQLRTSRAEHLREMLAVDMDWDVRHISSGEQRRVQLLLHLLEDKPVVLLDEATADLDIDQRHCLMQFLYEESVQRGVTVVYSTHIFGGLEGWADVVVLLDRTVRGLHAVWRASKGQSISLERVADEIVALRAREVSWATPFPTMDDTVAHAREAACPPAAITGNYASC, from the coding sequence ATGATTGGTGCTCCATGGCCCCCCGAGTCGGTGTTCGGCAGCACTGTGGAGCGCGTGGCCtcgccggcgccggtgccagAGCGCAAGACGAGCctcgccgaggcgctgcgcctaCGTCTCTCCGACTTTGTGGAAAAGATGAGCTcgggagaaaagaggcggGTTCAGATTCTGCATGGCATGCTCTACCCCGCCATGGTGCACCTCCTCGACGAGTGCAGCACTGACATCGACGTCGCGGAGCGGCACACGGTGCTGGAACTGGTACGGCAGGAGTGCGAGGCGAAGGGCGGATGCTGTGTGTATGCGACCCACATCCTAGACCGAATTAAAGGCTGGGCCACTCACCTGCTACTCATGGAGGGGGGCCGCGTGGTGGATTTCAAGGCAGTGGCAGACATCACCGTTCCCTTGGAAGACTACGCGTTTCAGTTCATGagcaagcgcagcggcagtgctcgcggcgccgccgcagtgtCAGCACTGCCATTGTCGTACGGGAAGTTTATGACCATATCACCCGCATCTTCAACGTGTCCAATGACATCCGCAGCCACCTCCCTATCCTCTGCGACAGTCAGTGTGCCGGTCACGTTCTGGCCCCAAGAGAAAAGGGACGACAGCCCAAGCGAAGTCGTCATCGACTGTGTGCACTTGACCTACAAGAATGTGTTTGCAAACCTGTCGTTTCAGGTGTTCCGTGGTGAGCGGGTGTTGCTGTGCGGCGGTAACGGCTCTGGCAAATCCACCTTACTGAACATGCTTGGTGGGAAGCAGTTCTTTGACAATCGCCACGGCGCTCTCTCCGTGCTCGGTAAGCGCTGCTACGATGGCATGCTGCTGAACAGTCTTGTCAGCTACGGCGGAGATTGGTGGACCGCCGTGCCAGGTGGTGAGGTGCACGTGCGAGAAATGCTGCAGCTACGGACGTCTCGTGCCGAGCACTTGCGTGAGATGCTCGCCGTGGACATGGACTGGGATGTGCGGCACATCAGCTCTGGGGAGCAGAggcgtgtgcagctgctcttgcaCTTGTTGGAGGACAAACCTGTCGTGCTGCTTGATGAGGCGACCGCTGACTTGGACATTGAtcagcgccactgcctcatGCAGTTCCTCTACGAAGAGAGCGTGCAGCGCGGGGTGACAGTCGTCTACTCGACACACATTTTCGGAGGGCTGGAGGGCTGGGCCGACgtcgtggtgctgctggaccgCACAGTACGCGGTCTTCATGCTGTGTGGCGTGCCTCTAAGGGGCAGTCCATCTCACTGGAACGTGTCGCTGATGAAATCGTTGCACTCAGGGCGCGAGAGGTTTCTTGGGCAACACCATTCCCCACTATGGACGACACAGTTGCACATGCGCGCGAAGCCGCTTGTCCCCCGGCTGCAATTACGGGCAACTATGCCAGTTGCTGA